Below is a window of Mycoplasma sp. 2045 DNA.
AATTATTAAATCAAGAAGTTATTTCAAGTAAGTCGCTTAAAAAACTTATAACACTATTACCAAGTTATAAAGGTGACATAAATGACTTATTAGATGCGCACAAATTAAAACAAATAACAGATAAAAATATTATTGCAAGTTATATAGACACAATTATTAAAAATAATATTTCAATGTTAGATGAATATGAAACTAGACCTGAAAGAGTTATTAAATTTATACTTGGTGCATTAATGAAAGAAACTAATGGACAAGTTAATCCACAGTTGTCAAATGATATTGTTTTAGAAAAAATCAATGAGTTTATTAAACAAAAAAACTAATGCAAACACTGATTATAATAAGTTAATAAAACTTAAAAATGTAACTAAAAAAACTAAAAAGACCTTTCATCAAAACTTAATTTTTCCTGAAAGATTTACATTTTTCTCAAAGATTTATGAGTTTATAATCAAGAAATGCTTGATTAGATTTTTCGCAAGCATACTGATTTGAGTTAGAAATGAATCAGATCATAGAAAACGTTTAAAAGTCGTGGATAATGTATATAGTAAATTCACAAGTAGTGAATATAACTTTATTTGATTGTCTACTGCATTTTACTTATTAATATCATTTGTCCCTGTAATATATGTGGTTTTCTTGTTAAACATATTTTTCGGTTTTATTCCAGGCTATAACAATCTAGTTGGAAGTAATTTCCAAGATAACTTCATAACAATTATTATGTCAAGATTCATCCCTGGGTCGCAAAACTACTTACAAAGCATTCAAATGAAAGACCAAGGTACATCTGCATTCAATTTACAAGCATTGCTACCTAATATTTTCTTATTTTTATCATCACTATATATATCAAGCACAGGATATGGAAAGTTAATTTCAGCAAATAACTACATTTACAAACATAATAAAATTGGTTCATATTGAGGTAATAAAATAAAAGGATTATTCTTAGTTTTATTTGTATCAATATTATTCTGATTTTTCTCAACGATCGATATCATCATTGAAACAAAAATAACAGAAAAATATAATGGAACGATTTGATTGAATACGTTTGTTTATATATTAATTTCATTTGTTTTTGTGTTTGTAATGTTAGTTGGTTTATTCAAACTTATTCCATCATTTAAGTTAACCATTAAATCCATTTATAAAGGAGCTATTTTATCAACCACTCCAATTGTTTTATTAGTATTATTGTTTAAAACAATTAATCAACACATTAACTATGACAAATATGGTGGTCCTGTAGGGTTCTTCCTTACAATTGCATTCTTTATAAACTGAGTTGTTTACTTTATGTTCTTAGGTATTGCTTTCAATAATGCATACTATAAAAACTATATTAGCGAGAGAACAATCACAAAGAGAAATTGATTTATTTA
It encodes the following:
- a CDS encoding YihY/virulence factor BrkB family protein; protein product: MSLLNKKTNANTDYNKLIKLKNVTKKTKKTFHQNLIFPERFTFFSKIYEFIIKKCLIRFFASILIWVRNESDHRKRLKVVDNVYSKFTSSEYNFIWLSTAFYLLISFVPVIYVVFLLNIFFGFIPGYNNLVGSNFQDNFITIIMSRFIPGSQNYLQSIQMKDQGTSAFNLQALLPNIFLFLSSLYISSTGYGKLISANNYIYKHNKIGSYWGNKIKGLFLVLFVSILFWFFSTIDIIIETKITEKYNGTIWLNTFVYILISFVFVFVMLVGLFKLIPSFKLTIKSIYKGAILSTTPIVLLVLLFKTINQHINYDKYGGPVGFFLTIAFFINWVVYFMFLGIAFNNAYYKNYISERTITKRNWFI